In a single window of the uncultured Dysgonomonas sp. genome:
- a CDS encoding alpha-L-rhamnosidase C-terminal domain-containing protein, protein MKNIINIFLLLVCYLTSSQITNAQSRWITSTDETINEPNTWIAYRKDVSVEKVPAAVIARIAVDSKYWLWINGKMVVFEGGLKRGPNPIDTYYDEVNIAPFLKSGENKIAVLLWYFGKDGFSHKSSGKAGLIFDAKLGTQNLVSDASWLCKRHPAYGNTGEPFPNYRLPESNIRFDAREDIDDWQTADCQSLYGFENAVELGNWGDAPWNNLIKRPIPFWKDFGLKKASKLQRVKGVERDTVIACLPYNMQMTPIVDISDKDGGNLISIFTDHMEAGGDINLRAEYITKKGSQNYESLGWLNGQKIYVTVPSGVKIDGVRYRETGYDTEMEGAFSCSDTFYMRFWDKALRTLYINMRDTYFDCPDRERAQWWGDVVVLMGQSFYTYSPSTHSLMSKAIKELAAWQKNDGTLFSPIPAGNYNSELPGQMLASIGYYGFWNYYMNTGDKETIKAVYPAVKKYLSLWSQDNTGLTDFRAGGWTWGDWGDNKDIRLIFAGWHYLALKGAALMADELGFVDDAEGYRAIMDRVKAGYNSCWNGLEYRHHDYKDSTDDRVQALAVIAGIADRTKYPDIIKLLNTQFYASPYMEKYVMEALFIMGEGKYAMERTKNRFSNMVDYKGYTTLFEGWDVGGYGGGSTNHAWSGGALTVLAQYLCGVYPLEPGYKVFKIEPNPASLSDASITIPSIAGKIKSGFVNTDNEFLLKFSVPHGTQAVVYLPESRDKTITVNGKKLSLGQYKPKEIYKHQTKHTLAFPAGNYILSVKN, encoded by the coding sequence ATGAAAAATATTATTAACATTTTCTTATTGCTTGTTTGCTATTTAACTAGCTCTCAAATTACAAATGCCCAATCCAGATGGATAACATCGACAGATGAAACCATAAATGAACCGAATACCTGGATTGCTTACCGAAAAGACGTATCGGTTGAGAAAGTACCTGCTGCAGTTATAGCCAGGATTGCCGTTGACAGTAAATACTGGCTTTGGATTAATGGAAAAATGGTTGTTTTTGAAGGGGGACTTAAACGTGGGCCTAACCCGATAGACACATACTATGACGAGGTGAATATAGCTCCTTTCCTTAAAAGCGGTGAAAATAAAATAGCCGTTCTTTTATGGTATTTTGGCAAAGACGGATTTTCTCATAAGAGTAGTGGTAAAGCAGGACTCATTTTTGATGCAAAATTGGGTACTCAGAATTTGGTAAGCGATGCTTCGTGGTTGTGCAAGAGACATCCTGCTTATGGTAATACGGGAGAACCTTTCCCTAATTATCGTCTGCCTGAGTCAAATATCCGTTTCGATGCGCGGGAGGATATTGATGATTGGCAAACAGCAGATTGCCAGAGCTTGTATGGCTTCGAAAATGCAGTTGAACTAGGTAATTGGGGGGATGCCCCATGGAATAACCTGATAAAAAGACCAATCCCATTCTGGAAGGATTTCGGTCTTAAAAAAGCTTCCAAACTGCAACGGGTAAAGGGTGTAGAACGTGATACGGTTATAGCTTGCCTTCCGTACAATATGCAGATGACGCCTATTGTAGATATTTCTGATAAAGATGGAGGTAATCTGATCTCTATTTTTACAGATCATATGGAGGCTGGCGGAGATATAAACCTGAGAGCTGAATATATCACAAAGAAAGGAAGTCAAAACTATGAATCACTTGGTTGGCTCAATGGACAAAAGATATACGTAACAGTACCGTCAGGTGTAAAGATAGATGGGGTAAGATACCGGGAAACCGGCTATGATACAGAAATGGAAGGGGCATTTTCATGTAGTGATACTTTTTATATGCGTTTTTGGGATAAAGCCCTTCGTACACTTTACATAAACATGCGGGATACATATTTCGATTGCCCAGATAGGGAGCGTGCTCAGTGGTGGGGTGATGTAGTGGTGCTTATGGGGCAGAGTTTCTATACATACTCACCTTCTACGCACTCATTAATGAGTAAAGCAATAAAAGAACTTGCCGCCTGGCAGAAAAATGACGGGACTCTGTTTTCTCCTATTCCGGCAGGAAATTACAACAGCGAACTTCCCGGACAAATGCTGGCTAGTATAGGATATTATGGTTTCTGGAATTACTATATGAATACCGGAGACAAAGAAACGATAAAAGCGGTTTACCCTGCCGTTAAAAAATATCTTTCATTATGGTCGCAGGACAATACAGGCTTAACGGATTTCCGTGCAGGAGGCTGGACTTGGGGCGATTGGGGTGATAACAAGGATATCCGATTGATATTTGCAGGATGGCATTACCTTGCATTGAAAGGAGCGGCCCTGATGGCTGATGAACTGGGGTTTGTTGATGATGCTGAGGGATACAGGGCTATTATGGATAGAGTGAAGGCAGGTTATAATTCATGTTGGAACGGATTGGAATACAGGCATCATGATTATAAGGATAGTACCGACGATCGTGTGCAGGCACTGGCTGTTATAGCGGGTATTGCTGACAGAACTAAATATCCGGATATAATTAAGCTGCTTAATACGCAATTTTATGCAAGTCCTTATATGGAGAAATATGTCATGGAAGCTCTGTTTATAATGGGAGAAGGTAAATATGCTATGGAGAGGACTAAGAATCGTTTCTCTAATATGGTGGATTACAAGGGGTATACTACTTTATTTGAAGGTTGGGATGTCGGCGGATATGGGGGCGGTAGCACAAATCATGCTTGGAGCGGAGGTGCTTTGACTGTGTTGGCTCAGTATCTTTGTGGTGTTTATCCGTTAGAGCCCGGATATAAAGTCTTTAAGATAGAGCCAAATCCGGCATCCCTCTCAGATGCATCTATTACAATACCATCTATAGCAGGCAAAATAAAATCCGGCTTTGTAAACACAGATAATGAATTTTTGTTAAAATTCTCCGTCCCTCATGGAACTCAGGCCGTCGTTTATCTGCCTGAAAGCCGTGACAAAACAATTACAGTAAATGGAAAGAAACTTTCCCTTGGACAATATAAGCCAAAAGAGATTTATAAACATCAAACAAAGCATACACTGGCTTTTCCGGCAGGTAATTATATACTGTCTGTGAAGAATTAG
- the istA gene encoding IS21 family transposase, with translation MLKLRQVIRLYNQGKGTKAIAGMLFISRNTIKKYLHIFLSSGLSYDAFSAMSDLELSQKFLVATHPEKSQRQIDLEALLPGICRELKRKGVTKEMLYRQYIEKYPEGYGISRFCGFIRLYLAQHRPVMHIEHKAGDKMYIDFTGQKLHLDNGDGTKTEVEVFVAILGCSQLTYVEAVASQKKEDLIRVCENSLIYFEGVPLVVVPDNLRAAVIKGSKYEAVLNESFACFAEHYSMTVLPARAYKPRDKSLVEGAVKLIYKTIFTKLDKRIFYDLSSLNAAIRVALEIHNNTPMYKREYSRRQQFEEIERDVLQDLNPIRYELKEQAQLTVWKNGYIRLGVDTHYYSVPYKYIGKTVKVLYSSQSVEVYYRHELIAQHVRNRRKYQYTTNTEHLASQHQFLTEWSAEKFISQAMDIHEDVAEYIAKLLEEKTYPEQAYKSCSGILSFSRRVGNERLIDACRCAQSFGQYGYRVIEEILNKRLDRLKLEDEAARIPNHKNIRGKDYYQ, from the coding sequence ATGTTAAAACTACGACAAGTAATCCGTCTTTACAATCAAGGCAAAGGCACCAAAGCCATTGCCGGCATGTTGTTTATCTCACGCAACACCATCAAGAAGTACCTGCACATTTTCCTTAGTTCGGGTCTTAGCTACGATGCCTTTTCAGCGATGAGCGACCTGGAGTTATCCCAGAAGTTTCTGGTGGCTACCCATCCGGAGAAAAGTCAGCGCCAGATAGACCTGGAGGCTCTGCTTCCGGGTATATGCAGGGAGCTCAAACGTAAGGGAGTCACCAAAGAGATGCTCTACAGGCAGTATATAGAGAAGTATCCTGAAGGTTACGGTATCTCCCGCTTCTGCGGTTTTATCCGTCTGTATTTAGCTCAGCATCGTCCGGTCATGCATATTGAGCATAAAGCCGGTGATAAGATGTACATTGACTTTACAGGACAAAAACTCCACCTGGATAATGGAGATGGTACCAAGACCGAAGTAGAAGTCTTTGTAGCCATTTTGGGCTGCAGCCAGCTAACCTATGTGGAAGCTGTAGCCAGCCAGAAGAAGGAAGACCTGATACGGGTTTGTGAGAACTCGCTGATTTATTTTGAGGGAGTACCTTTGGTTGTTGTGCCCGATAACCTGCGAGCAGCCGTAATCAAGGGCAGTAAATATGAAGCGGTACTCAACGAGTCCTTCGCCTGCTTTGCCGAACATTACTCGATGACCGTCCTTCCGGCAAGAGCCTATAAACCGCGAGACAAGTCCCTGGTCGAAGGTGCGGTAAAGCTGATATATAAAACAATCTTTACCAAGCTGGACAAGCGTATCTTCTATGATTTAAGTTCATTAAATGCTGCTATCAGGGTCGCCCTGGAGATACACAACAACACTCCTATGTATAAACGGGAATACAGCCGCCGTCAGCAGTTCGAGGAGATTGAGCGTGATGTGTTGCAGGACCTGAACCCGATCCGTTATGAGTTAAAGGAACAGGCTCAACTAACCGTCTGGAAGAACGGATATATACGTTTAGGAGTGGATACCCATTATTACAGTGTACCCTATAAATACATCGGTAAAACAGTCAAAGTCCTTTACTCATCGCAGTCAGTAGAGGTTTACTACCGTCATGAGCTTATAGCCCAGCATGTGCGTAACAGGCGTAAATACCAATATACGACCAACACCGAACACCTGGCCTCCCAACATCAGTTCCTGACCGAGTGGTCTGCCGAGAAGTTCATCTCCCAGGCTATGGATATACATGAGGATGTGGCAGAGTACATCGCCAAATTACTGGAGGAAAAAACATACCCTGAGCAGGCCTACAAGTCTTGTTCGGGCATACTGAGTTTCTCCAGGCGGGTGGGTAACGAACGGCTGATAGATGCCTGCCGCTGCGCCCAATCCTTCGGGCAATACGGTTACAGAGTAATAGAAGAGATCCTGAACAAGCGCCTGGACAGGTTAAAGCTTGAGGATGAAGCTGCACGCATACCCAACCATAAAAATATCAGAGGTAAAGATTATTATCAGTAA
- a CDS encoding MarR family transcriptional regulator — translation MRDVSISEKKFAQVDDLLWEIITLLTRKKTEILDEFDLTMAQYDILVAICHFSDNKEEIIQIDLAEKAHKNPMTTSTILKNLEQRKFIKRQRGLVNTRTVKVNLTQAGKNFYISVKQRIDEVSAELFKNINHKHFTSQLLILSDELNKLNN, via the coding sequence ATGAGAGATGTAAGTATTTCAGAAAAAAAGTTTGCTCAGGTTGATGATCTACTGTGGGAAATCATCACGTTACTAACAAGAAAGAAAACAGAGATATTGGATGAATTCGACCTCACGATGGCTCAATATGATATATTGGTTGCAATATGCCATTTTTCTGATAATAAGGAAGAGATTATACAAATAGACTTGGCCGAAAAAGCCCATAAAAATCCGATGACAACATCAACCATATTAAAAAATTTAGAACAGAGAAAATTTATAAAAAGACAAAGAGGACTTGTAAATACACGTACTGTTAAGGTAAATCTGACACAAGCCGGGAAAAACTTTTATATTTCAGTGAAACAAAGAATAGATGAAGTTAGTGCGGAGCTTTTTAAAAACATCAATCATAAACATTTTACATCTCAGCTATTAATATTGTCTGATGAATTAAACAAACTAAATAATTAG
- a CDS encoding metallophosphoesterase — protein sequence MNKMETLCALLLNDMHISKDNISEFNINWDEALDLCKARCVSHIILGGDLFQSRSSQTLDVLLAVYDAFLNAGKLGILVILANGNHDKVNQEAIRGYCHVYGEHSNVRVIDEFLTLQDEKWAFDLHIIPYFPENGSFTEKLGVINSSYLSSQKMNYLYLEITVKEPPIRQSKLTPWKVFV from the coding sequence ATGAACAAGATGGAAACCCTATGTGCATTATTACTCAATGATATGCACATATCAAAAGATAACATATCCGAATTCAATATCAACTGGGACGAGGCTTTGGATCTCTGTAAGGCAAGATGCGTTAGCCATATTATTCTTGGCGGCGACCTGTTTCAATCGAGGTCTTCTCAAACGCTGGATGTGTTGTTGGCTGTATATGATGCTTTTCTGAATGCAGGCAAGCTGGGTATCCTTGTTATTTTGGCTAATGGAAATCACGACAAGGTAAACCAGGAAGCCATAAGAGGTTATTGCCATGTATATGGTGAACACAGCAATGTAAGGGTGATAGACGAGTTTTTAACCTTGCAGGATGAAAAGTGGGCATTTGACTTACATATCATACCTTATTTTCCTGAAAACGGAAGTTTCACAGAAAAGCTCGGCGTTATCAATTCGTCTTATCTGTCCTCCCAAAAGATGAACTACCTCTACCTGGAAATAACAGTAAAAGAGCCCCCCATCCGCCAATCTAAATTGACCCCTTGGAAAGTTTTTGTTTAG
- a CDS encoding pyridoxamine 5'-phosphate oxidase family protein gives MMTVTVEERTLINEIILKNQICYVGMIDIDGMPYVIPMNFGYQNDIIYLHSAQEGGSIKALEKNSNVCITFCTEPVLTYQNKEVACSYRVKGSSVICRGRVVFEENFEEKIKALDIIMQQYTERKFTYSIPSVNNVRIWKVEIESVSTKVFGVPHPNSRNYKDKPEF, from the coding sequence ATGATGACAGTGACTGTTGAGGAACGTACCCTGATAAATGAAATTATTCTAAAGAACCAAATATGTTATGTCGGTATGATTGATATTGATGGTATGCCATATGTTATACCGATGAACTTTGGTTATCAGAACGATATTATTTATCTGCATTCAGCTCAAGAGGGTGGTAGCATCAAGGCTTTGGAGAAGAATTCGAATGTATGCATAACTTTCTGCACAGAGCCTGTATTAACATATCAGAACAAGGAAGTAGCCTGTAGCTATAGGGTAAAAGGTAGTAGTGTTATATGTCGCGGTCGTGTTGTTTTCGAAGAGAATTTTGAAGAAAAGATAAAGGCATTGGATATCATAATGCAGCAATATACCGAAAGAAAATTTACGTATTCCATACCATCTGTAAATAATGTTCGGATATGGAAAGTTGAAATCGAAAGTGTTTCCACAAAGGTTTTTGGTGTTCCACATCCGAATTCACGTAACTATAAAGATAAGCCGGAGTTTTAG
- the istB gene encoding IS21-like element helper ATPase IstB, with protein sequence MNNQTLDKLRQMRLFGMYEAFRTNLEGSIKETLTPDQFIAMLVNSEWDDRKNKSISRLIKLANFRYKASLEQLDYSVERGLDKNEVHRLASLDFIKEHKDLFITGSTGTGKSYLASALGFHACQMGYRVLYASTAKLMGQLKLAKAKGTNLTELKRIERTDLLILDDFGLQPFDSQARVTLLDIIEDRHGKRSTLITSQIPVKEWYDIIGEKTIADAVLDRIVHQSLRVELHGESLRRKKSNQECLYL encoded by the coding sequence ATGAACAATCAAACATTGGACAAGTTACGCCAGATGCGTTTATTTGGCATGTATGAAGCTTTTAGGACTAATCTGGAAGGCTCCATTAAAGAGACATTAACACCCGACCAGTTCATCGCCATGCTGGTAAACAGTGAATGGGATGACCGTAAGAACAAGTCTATATCCAGGCTTATTAAACTGGCTAACTTCCGCTACAAAGCATCGCTGGAACAACTGGATTACTCTGTAGAAAGGGGACTCGATAAGAATGAAGTACACAGGCTGGCCTCTTTGGATTTTATAAAGGAACACAAGGATCTGTTTATTACAGGCAGTACAGGAACAGGCAAAAGCTATCTGGCATCAGCATTGGGCTTTCATGCCTGTCAGATGGGATACAGAGTACTATATGCTTCAACAGCCAAGTTGATGGGACAGCTTAAACTGGCTAAAGCTAAAGGTACTAACCTGACAGAACTTAAAAGAATAGAGAGAACAGACCTGCTTATTTTGGATGATTTTGGCTTACAACCTTTTGACTCCCAGGCAAGAGTTACCCTGCTGGATATTATAGAAGACAGGCATGGTAAAAGGTCTACTCTGATTACATCTCAGATACCAGTCAAGGAATGGTATGATATTATAGGGGAGAAAACTATTGCTGATGCTGTTCTGGACAGGATAGTACATCAATCACTGAGGGTAGAGTTACATGGAGAGTCGCTCAGACGTAAAAAATCTAATCAGGAATGTTTATATTTGTGA
- a CDS encoding histone H1, with protein sequence MKNLVETLKTNFEAFAKDAESQIENGNKAAGQRARKVSLEIEKALKDFRKKSIDAGK encoded by the coding sequence ATGAAAAATTTAGTAGAGACATTAAAAACAAACTTCGAAGCATTTGCAAAAGATGCAGAGTCACAAATCGAAAACGGAAATAAAGCCGCTGGCCAACGTGCACGCAAAGTGTCACTTGAAATAGAGAAAGCTTTAAAGGACTTCCGCAAGAAGTCTATCGATGCAGGTAAATAA